CATATTGGGAAAAGACTGGGGAAAACCGCCATACAGCGGACCGACCGGTGTCATGTGGCATTCCGTGGTGACAGGCGACAGCTCCTTTGCGCATCTTTGCACACATTCGGGAGGGTGTATGGAGGTCTGCCCTATGGATATAGATATACCAGGGGTTATGGAATACCTCAAGTGGAAGGACATCAGGGAAAAGACGAAGTGACAGGGAAGGTGTGTGCTCATGGATGTTAATGGAAAGGTGGTTGTTGTAACGGGCGGTTCGAGCGGGATAGGAAGGGCAATCGTGGAAGGGCTGATGAACCGGGGGGCAATGGTGGTGACTTGCCATCGCGGCGATACTCATGGTGCTCGTGAACTTGAGGATTTTGCGTCAAAGAATGGATGTGCTGAGAAACTCGAAATCGTCGATGCCGATACGTCAAGAAAGGATACTTCTGAGCTACTGCGCGGACTGGCGGTGGAAAAATTTGGAGGCCTGAACGGCTGGGTGAACAACGCGGCCATACAGCTGCTGTCAAAATCCGAGGAACTGGATGAAACAGAATGGCACAAAATACTTTCTGTGAACCTAGACGGCTATTTCTTTGGCTGCCAGGCAGCGGCAAGACACTTCATTTCGGCACATTCCGCCGGAAGCATTGTAAACATCACGTCGGGTGTAAATCTGCTGGCAGTCAAATTCCTCGCAGCTTATACCGCATCCAAGGGTGCAGTTGCTTCTCTGACGAGATGCCTGGCTGTCGAGTGGGGGCGCTACGGCATAAGGGTGAATTCACTTGCACCAGGTGCCACGGACACGCCGCTGAATAAAGACCTTTATACGGCTGAAGTGAGAAGGATATACAACGACAGGATACCGCTGGGACACATCGCTTTACCGTCAGAAATCGCAGATGCTGCGATTTTTCTGATTTCGGATGATAGCAGGTACATCAGCGGGCACGAACTGGTTGTTGACGGCGGCCTGAATTACAACGGCACTGTTTACCAGCCGATCGGATAGACGGATCGCATTCGCAAAACGCTCGCGCAGTTTCAACCGAAGGTGTTTTTTATCTTCTCCCTGA
Above is a window of Candidatus Sysuiplasma acidicola DNA encoding:
- a CDS encoding SDR family oxidoreductase yields the protein MDVNGKVVVVTGGSSGIGRAIVEGLMNRGAMVVTCHRGDTHGARELEDFASKNGCAEKLEIVDADTSRKDTSELLRGLAVEKFGGLNGWVNNAAIQLLSKSEELDETEWHKILSVNLDGYFFGCQAAARHFISAHSAGSIVNITSGVNLLAVKFLAAYTASKGAVASLTRCLAVEWGRYGIRVNSLAPGATDTPLNKDLYTAEVRRIYNDRIPLGHIALPSEIADAAIFLISDDSRYISGHELVVDGGLNYNGTVYQPIG